The DNA region CTGATGCTGGTACACGGTCAGCACGGAGTGCGACTCGCTGAGAATCACGCGCCGACCCTCGGGGAAGTCCAGCTGCAGCTGCGCGCCCATACTCAGCCAGGGCAGCAGGGCGCCCGGCGTGATCAGGATGGGCGTGACCCGGATGGCGTTCGGGGCCGTCTCGTCGGTGGTGACGGTCGCCTGCGGGTAGCGGCGTTTGATGGCGGCGCCCGAGTCGGTTTTCATGGCGCGCAGGATCGTCTCGCGCTGCTCGCCGTTCAGGAGGTTGGGGTTGCCGCGGATTTCCGGCGCCTGGATGACGTAGGTGGCCTGCGCCAGCCGCGCGCGGGTCATCAGGTCGGCGGCCGCGCTGGCGGGCGGCGCGGCAGGCGCCGCGGCCCCGGCACCCGGCAGGGCGGCAGGGACGCTCAGGGCCAGGGCGGTCAGCAAGGCAGTGGGAGGAAGAAGGCGGGTCATGCGCGCAGTCCACCATAGCGGTCCTGACCGCCCGTGAACCGGGCGTGAGGGACCCGGGCGGCCGGACCGGGCCCGGCCCTCATGTGGGGCGGGCGGCCCAGGGCCTTTTGGGCGTGCAGGGCGGTACAGTCTGCGCATGAATGAACTGCTGGGCGTGATGCGCCGCCTGCGTGGCCCAGGCGGGTGCCCCTGGGATCAGGAGCAGACGCACGAATCCCTGCGGCCCTACCTGCTGGAAGAGGCCGCCGAGGCCGCCGACGCCGTGACGGCCGGCGACCCGGCCGAGCTGGCCGGGGAGCTGGGGGACGTGCTGCTGCAGGTGGCCTTTCACAGCGTGATCGCCGAGGAGACCGGCACCTTTTCTTACGCGGAGGTGGAGCGCGGCATCGTGGACAAGCTCGTGCGGCGCCACCCGCACGTGTTCGGGGAGACGCAGGTGGCCGGCAGTGACGAGGTCGTGGCGAACTGGCAGGCGATCAAGGCCGCCGAGCAGGGCGGCCGGGTGCGCCCGCCGTCGGCGAAGGTGCCCTCCGGCCTGGGGGCGCTGGCCCGGGAGGCCGCCGCGCAGAAACTCGCCGGGGCGCGTCCTGATGCCCGCGCGGCGCGGGAGGCGCTGGAACAGGCGCTGGCCGGAGCGGACGGGGACGCGCACGCGGTGGCGGACGTGCTGGGCGCGGCCGTGGCGTGGGCGCGGGCGCTGGGCGTGGACGCCGAACTGGCGCTGCGCGACCACACCAGCTGCACCCTGGCCGAACTGGACCGGGCGGCCGGGCCGGAGGGGACGGGCGGGCGTGGCTGACCCGCTGACCGCAGGCACGGACGCCTGGGCCGCGTGGCTGGCCGGGCGGCCGCGCCGGGCGCTGCACCTGCCGGAGTTCCGGCGGGCGGCGGTGCTGGTCACGCTGTCCCGCGACGACGACCCGCGGCTGCTGCTGACCGTGCGGGCCTCGCACCTGCCCACGCACCAGGGGCAGATCAGCTTTCCGGGCGGCAGCCTGGAACCCGGCGAGACGGTGGTGGAGGCCGCGCTGCGCGAGGCGGTGGAGGAAGTGGGGCTGGACCTGGGCACCGTGGAGGTGCTGGGCGAACTCGATGACGTGTTCACCCCGGTGGGGTTCCACGTGACGCCGGTGCTGGCCCGGGTGACCGAGCCGCTCACCCTGACCCTGACCGGGGAGGTCGCGGAGTTGCTGCGGCCGTCCCTGGCGGAACTGCGGGCCGCGCCGCGCCGGTACGAGGACCGGGTGCTGCCGGACGGCACGCCGGTGCGTATGGTGCGGTACGACTGGCACGGGCACGACATCTGGGGCATGACGGCGCGGGTGCTGGAGGACCTGATCGACCACGGCCCCGCGTGAGGGCCGGGCGGACCCTGAGTGTCACCTCTGCGAAGCGTCAATGAAGCCGGAAGGCGCCGGCCGGCCGCTCCGGCGCAGACTTGACGGCATGAGCGACGACAAGGTGAAACTGATCGGCGAGACCGGGGCCGTGACCGGCTTCGACACGCCCGACGAGAAGGACAGCCACGCCACGCGCTACACCACCACTCCCGAGTCCAGCCGGGTGGGCAGCTCGGACCAGATGCTCGGCGCGCCGCCCGAAGTGCCGGACCCTTCCAGCGTGACGGCGCAGTTCGATCACCTCGCCACCCGCGACCCGAAGGAGATGGAGCACGCCCTGCAACGCCCCGAGTACGAGGGCGCCGAGTCCAGCGCGCCGCTGGGTGTGGACCCGGGTGCGCTGGCGGCCGTCCCGCCGGCCGGGGACCTGGACCTGACGAACGGGCCACTGATCGCCATGGAGCGCCGGGAGCGGGCCATCGACCCGAACCCCGGGTACACGCCGCCCAGCGAGAAGACCCGGCCGCACGTGCCGGAGCCCGGTCCCCTGGACCCGGACGAGCGCTGAAGACCGGACGGTCAAAGAAAGAGAAGGGGGAGTCGCATCACGCGCGCTCCCTTTTTCCTGTGCTGCCTTTTTACAGTTCGGAGACGTACACCTGTCCGTCCTCGACCTCGGCGCGGTACAGCTTCACCGCTTTCACGGCGGGGAGGGCGCGGGCCTTGCCGGTTTCCAGTTCGAACTTCCCGCCGTGTTTCTCGCAGGTGATCTTGCCGGCCTCCACGCTGCCGCCCAGCAGGGGGTGGTCCTTGTGGGTGCAGTTGTTGCGCAGGGCATAGAAGGTGCCCTCGAACCGCACGACGACCACGCTGGTGCCGTTCACGGTCACCTCGGTCTGGTCGGGCAGGTCGGCGGCCGAGCCCACGCAGACGCGCTCCGGGGTGCTCACAGGCCGAACCGGGCGTAGATGCTGTCCACGTGCCGCAGGTACCAGTTCAGGTCGAACGCGGCGTCCATGTCGGCGTCGGACAGGGGGTTTTCGGGGTCGGCCTTCAGCAGTTCGCGCAGGCCCTCGCCGGTCTCCCAGCTGCGCAGGGCGTTGCGCTGCACCAGGGTGTAGGCGTCCTCGCGCATCATGCCCTTCTCGTCGATCAGGGCGTGCAGGACGCGCTGACTGAACACCAGGCCGCCCAGGTCGTTCAGGTTTTTCAGCATGCGTTCGGGGAACACCACGAGGTCTTTCAGCACGCCGGTCAGGCGGCGGGTGGCGTAGCTGGCGCCGGCGGTGGCGTCGGGCAGGATGACGCGCTCGTTGCTGCTGTGGCTGATGTCCCGCTCGTGCCACAGGGCCACGTTTTCCAGGCCGGTGATCAGGAAGCCGCGCAGCAGGCGCGCAAAGCCCGTCACGTTTTCGGTCAGGATGGGGTTTTTCTTGTGGGGCATGGAGGACGAGCCGGTCTGGCCCTTCCCGAAGGGTTCCATCGCCTCGCGCACCTCGCTGCGCTGCAGGTGGCGGACTTCCACCGCGATCTTCTCCAGGGTGGCGCCCAGCGAGGCCAGGGCGTACAGCACCTCGGCGTGGCGGTCGCGGGAGAGGGTCTGGTTGGTGACTGGCGCAGCCTGCCAGCCCCAGGCGGCGGCGACCTCCTCCTCCACGTTGGGGCTGACGTGCGCGTAGGTGCCGACGGACCCGGAGAGCATCACGACCTGCACGCGCTTCCTGGCATTCGCCAGGCGTTCCAGGTCGCGGTTCAGGGCCTCCATCCAGTTCAGGAACTTCAGGCCGAAGGTCATGGGCTCGGCGTGAATGCCGTGGGTGCGGCCCACGGTGGGGGTGTGCTTGTGCGCCACGGCCTGCGTGCGGCACACGTCGCGCAGCGCGGTGACGTCCTGAGTGATCAGGCCGAGCGCCTCGTCCAGCAGGAGGTTCTGGGCGGTGTCCACGACGTCGGTGCTGGTCAGGCCGTGGTGGATGAAGCGGGCTTCCTCGCCGTAGCGGTCGGTGAGGGCGCGGGTGAAGGCGACGATGTCGTGCCGGGTGACCGCCTCGATCTCCGCGACTTTCTGGGCGAAGGCGTCATCCAGGGGATCCTGTTCGCTTTTGCGGGTCAGGGTGGTGTGGGCGTCGCGGGGCACCTCGCCGTGGGTGGCCTGGGCGTCCATGGCGGCCAGTTCCACCTTCAGCCAGGCGCGGTACTTGCTGGCCTCGCTCCAGAGGGCCTTCATCTCGGGCGTCAGGTAACGGTCGATCACGGGCCTGAGCCTAGCACCCACCATCAACACCCCCATCCGGGGGTATTTTTCTGCCGTCTGGGACGCGAATCCACACAAATCAGTCAGCTTGATGGTTTTTCACAGCGCCCTCTTAGGAATACCCCCTAAGGTCGGGGCCATCCCACCTGAGGAGGTGCTTCTCCATGACCAAACGCATTCTGACCGTCCTGCTCGCCTGCACCCTCGGGGCCACGAGCGCCCAGACCACCACCGCGCCTGCCCCCACCACGCTGCCCGGCACCATCCCTGCGTCCGTGAAGACGGAACTCGCCAAGCTGACCGAGTTCCTCGCCGCCGGCGGGAAGCTGGAACTCACGAAGGCCGACGGCACCGTCGTCGGGACCGTGAACGCCGACGGGACCGTCACCCTGGTCGAGGGCGCCACGCTCAGCGACGTCAAGAGCGTCCTGGTGACCGCGCCGGACGGCGTGACCAGCACCTACGCGGTCACCCGTGACCTGAGCAAGCCCGGCGCCATCAAGATCGGTGTGACGCTCGCAAACGGCAAGGTGCTGTCGCTGCCACTGGCCGCGATCGCCAACCGCAGCGCGAACGCGAACGCCGGCGGCACCGACAAGGCCGAGAAGGCCGCCAAGCCGGAAAAGCCGGCCAAGCCCGAGAAGCCCGCGAAAGGCAAGTAAGCCCCATCGCGAGCCTGACCCTCCCTCCGGGGAGGGTTTTTTCGTGGGGCAGGCCGGGGTGTCCTGCCGTTCCAGCCGGTCCCTTGTGCACCCTTAATCCCGAGTTACATACTCGGGTATGCCCGCTTTTCCTCTCACCCTCCTTCAGCCGGGCGAAACGGCCCACATCGTCGCACTGGACCCCACTCACCCCCTGCGGCGGCGCCTGCTGGAACTGGGTTTCGTGCGCGGCGCCCGCGTGGACGCCGTGCGCCGCGCCCCCATGGGCGACCCGGTGCAGCTGCACCTGAACGGCACCCACCTCGCCCTGCGCGCCGCGGACCTGCACGGCATCCAGGTCGTGCGCCCGGCGGCCGAGCGCGCCGGGGAGACGGACGCGTGACCGTTCCCCACCCGCCGGCGCCCCCCGAGCTGCCCCTCACCCCGCCTGACGAGGCCGCCTGTCAGGCCACCGTCGCGCGCCTCCAGGCGGCCGCGCAGCCGCGTGTGGTCGTGGTCGGCAACCCCAACACCGGCAAGACCACCCTGATCAACGCGGTGGCCGGCACGAACCTGAAGGTCGGGAACTGGGCGGGCGTGACCGTGGAGAAACGCGAGGCGACCCTGCGGGTGGGTGACCGCACCGTCCAGTTGCTGGACCTGCCCGGCGCGTACTCCCTGAGCCCGCACACCCCGGAGGAACTGGTCACCCGCACCGCGCTGCTGGACGAGAACCCGGACGTCATCCTGAACGTGCTGGACGCCGGGAACCTGGAACGCAACCTGTACCTGACGCTGCAGCTCCTGGACTTCCGGGTGCCGCTGGTCCTGACCCTGAACCTGATTGACGAGGCGCGCGACAAGGGCCTGACCGTGGACGCCGCCGCGCTCTCACGCACGCTGGGCGTGCCGGTGCTGGAAACCGTCGCCAGCCGCGCCGTGGGCACCGCCGGGCTGCTACCCGCCGCGCTGGGCGGCGCGACCCTGGGGTCCGGCGTGCGCTACCCGGACGCCATTGAGCACGCCGTGGGCGCCCTGACCGGCCGCATGGCGGGCCTGCCGACCCTGCCCGCGCACGCGCACCGCTCCCTGGCCCTGAGCCTGCTGGAAGGCGACCCCAGCCTGCGCGGGCGCCTGAATGCCACCGGGCACGCCGACCTGGTCCGCGAGGCCGACGCGGTGGTGGCCGCCCTGAACGCGCAGGGCCTGGACCCCCTGATCGAGATCGCCGAGGCCCGGTACGCCCGCGCGTCCGATCTGGCGCGGGTGGCGGTGCCACAGGTGCACGCCCGCCGGACCTTCAGTGAGCGGCTGGACGCCCTGACCCTGCACCCGGTGTGGGGCGTGCCGATCTTCCTGGCGCTGGTGCTGCTGGTGTTCCGCCTGACCTTCAGCGTGGCCGCGCCGTTCGTGGACCTGATCGGCGGTCCCCTTCAGGAAACCGTGGCGGGGTGGGCGGCGGCGCTGCTGGCCGGGGTGCCGCTGGCGCGGGACATCGTGGTGAACGCCATCGTGCCCGGCGTGGGCACCGTGCTGAGCTTCGTGCCCACCCTGCTGGTGCTGTACCTCGCCATGAGTTTCCTGGAGGACAGCGGCTACATGGCCCGCGCCGCGTTTCTCGCCGACCGGCTGATGCGCGCCCTGGGCCTGGACGGCCGGGCGTTCATTCCGCTGATCCTGGGGTTCGGGTGCAACGTGCCCGCCGTGAGTGCCACCCGCACGCTGGAGCACCACAGCGACCGGGTGCTGGTCAGCATGATCATGCCGTTCATGAGCTGCTCGGCGCGCCTGCCGGTGTACGTGATCTTCGCCGCGGCGCTGTTCCCGCACGCCGGGTCGTGGATCGTGTGGAGCATGTACCTGCTGGGCATGGCCGTGGCGTTCGTGTTCGCGTGGCTGCTGCGCCGCACCGCCCTGAAGCCCGGCGGGAGCGGCGTGCTGCTGGAACTCCCGCCGTACCGCTTCCCGGCGTGGCGGGTGCTGTGGAAGCACGGCTGGCGCCGCACCGCCAGTTTCGCGAAGCGGGCCCGCACGACCGTGCTGGTCACGGTGGCGGCCGTGTGGTTCCTGCTGGCGATCCCGGCGGTGGGCGGGCAGCCGTTCGCGCAGGTCGCGCCGAAAGACAGCGTGTTCGGCGTGGCCGCGCAGGCCGTCTCGCCGCTGTTCGCGCCGTTGGGCTTCGGGAACTGGCAGGCGACCGGGGCGCTGGTGCCGGGGTTCGTGGCGAAGGAGGTCGTGGTGGGCACGCTGGGGCAGATCTACCTGGGCGAGCAGGCCGCCCCGCCCGCCCCGCTGGGCCTGCTGGACGGCGTGGTGCAGGCCGGCGCGGCCACCTGGGCCGCCGTGAAGGCCAGCCTGGTGGCCCTGCCGACCGTGGTGGCGCTGCCCAGCCTGGGCGCCGACACCAGCGCCGACGTGAAAAGCCCGCTGGCCTCGGCGCTGGCGCAGGCGTTCACGCCCGCGTCCGGGCTGGCGTACCTGGTGTTCGTGCTGCTGTACACGCCGTGCATCGTGACGGTGGGCGCCATCGCGCAGGAGCACGGCCGGAAGGTCGCGTGGATCACGGTGGCGTACCAGCTGGTGACCGCCTGGGCGCTGGCGTTCCTGACGTATCAGGTCGCGCGGGCCCTGCTGTGAGGGCGCCGTGACGGGCTCTCCCCTGGCGGCGATCCTGCGCAGCGTGGCGCTCCGGCCGCGCACGCCGGCGGAACTGGCCCGGGAACTGGGCAGCACGCCGGAGGCACTGGGCGGCATGCTGGGCACCCTGCACGCCGGCGGGTACGTGCAGGCTGCCGCGAGTGGCGAGGGGGCCTGCGCGTGCGGGCCGTGTTCCCTGAAAAGCCTGTGCCGGAACGCCGCGCAGGACGTGCCGCCCCTGCACCTGCTGCGCCTGACGCCGCGCGGCGAGGCGTACCTGCGGCGGCTGGGGCAGCTGACCTGAGAGAATCCTGGGAAGGGCGTGAGCAGGGAAGGAACCGGGAAACCCAGCTATGGGTGTGGCCCAGAAAAGTCCTGCATTGCTTCCACCACGTTATGCACGGCCAATTCAGGCCATTCTGTACGCGGTCGAGAGTTGCTCCGGGTCCGCACAGGTGCTTGCAGCGGGGTCCGCCGGTCCTCATACTCACCGTACGAAACTTCACTGGCCCAGGTGAGGGGCCGTGCCTCGCGGCCAGCGGCCCCTTCCCGGTTTCCTCGCGGGAGCGACTATGAAACGAACGGCGTCTCTTCTTCTCTCGGTCCTCTCGCTCACGGTGCCCAGCTTCGCGGCGGCGCAGACGCTGCCGCAGGCGGTGCGCGAACGCATCATCAAGGCCACGGTCATGCTGCTCCCCGCCACCGAGGACGGCAAGCTGGACGGCTCACGCGGGTCCGGCACGATCATCAGCCCCGAGGGTTTCATCCTCACGAACTACCATGTCGTCGGCGACAACGAGGCCCGCCGGCTGGCCCCATGGGTGCAGGTCCGCACCGTGCGCTTCGTGGACGAGGAACCCCAGCCGACCTACTGGGGCAAGGTGATCGCCGGGGACCCCTTCCTGGACCTGGCGGTCGTGCAGATCGTGGAGGACAAGGACGAGAAACCCGTCGGGAAGCTGAACCTGCCGTTCATGCAGATCGGCGACAGCAACCGCCTCACCATCGGGGACCCCATCTACGTGTTCGGGTTCCAGGGCACCGGCGGCATGACCCTCAGCTACTCCGCCGGGTCGGTGGCGGGCTTCACCGGTGAAGACCTCAGCAGCGGTGGCCGACAGTGGATCAAGCACGACGCCCAGACCGGGCCCGGGAACTCCGGCGGCGGGGCGTACAACACCGACGGCGACCTGATCGGCGTGCACAGCGCCGGCATTGCCGGGCAGAACAACTCCCGGACGTCGTTCATGCGGCCCCTGTCGGTCGCGTGGGGCCTGATCACGCCGAACGTCCCGAAATTCGCGGTGCGGTCCGGCACCAGCACCGCCAGCACGGCCACGAACACGGGAGGCGCGCAGGCGCAGACGCGCGGCACCACGGCCGGTACGGGCCCGGCCCCCACGCCCCGCAGCGACGCGACCGGCACGCTCTCCTGGCCCCTGCGCGGCCAGTCCGGGCAGACCTGGACCATGCAGTACCCGGAAGTCGGGCGGATCAGCGTGACCCTGACCGGCACGAACGCCGAGGGCACCCCCACCGGCACGGCCACCCTGCCCAACGGCGCGAAGTGGAGCGCCCTGTTCTTCGCCGGGACCAGCAGCGCCGCCGCGAAACTCGCCGTGTCGGACGGGAAGGCGGCGCTGTTCTGCGCGGTGGACCGGGCCGGCCTGTCGGGCCTGAACGCCCGCGGCACCGCGCTGTACATCGAGGACCTGAATCGCAGCAACGGCGGCGACGAGGTGGGCGACTGCACCCTGCAACTCCAGAGCGGTCCCGGCACCACGGGCAGCACCACCGGCACGTCCGGGAGCCTGGGCAGCCTGCTCGGCCAGGGCGGGACCGCGCCCAGCAGTGCCGGGCTCGCATGGCCGCTCAAGGGCGCGGTGGGCCAGAGCTGGAGCGTGCAGCTGCCGCAACTGGGCCGGCTCACCGTGAAACTGGACGGCACCACCAGCACCGGCAACCCGAAAGGCACCGCCACCCTGCCCGACGGCACGAAGTGGACGGCCGTGCTCTCGTACGACACGAAGGCCGACGACACCGCCATGATGGTCTCGGACGGGGACAGCCTGATCTACTGCCTGGTGACCCGCAGCGGCCTGAGCGGCACCACCGCCAGGGGCACCGCGTACTACCTGAAGGACCTGGACAGCGAGGACGACCCGGACAAACTCGGGGACTGCTCCTTCCAGCTGCAGGGCGCGGCGGGCGCTGGCACCTCGGGCACTGGCACGGCCGGAACGGGCACGAGCACCCCCACGCGCCTGGCCTGGCCGCTGAAACCGCAGGTCGGGCAGGCGTGGCAGGTGCAGATCCCGGAGCTGGGGCTGGTCACGGTCAGCCTGACGGGCCGGGACGACCAGGGGGACCCGAAAGGCACCGCCACCCTGCCGGACGGCACGAAATGGACGGCGTACTTCTACCATGAGGCCGCGAAGAACACCACGTGGCTGGACATCCTGGATGGCCGGGGCAGCATGGTGTACTGCGCCTTCACCGCGCAGGGCCTGAGCGGCACGGGCGCGCGCGGCAGCGCGTACTACGTGAAGGACGTGAATGCCAAGGAAGACCCCGCGAAGATCGGGGAGTGCAGCGCCCAGCTGAAGTAAAGGCACGGGGGGAGGGCCGGAGGGGTTAAGCTCCTCCGGCCCTCTGCCTGTGTTCAGGTCACGGGACTCCGGTCCGGCCAGCCCACGCTCTGCGCGGCCATGACCTCCCGCAGGACCGGCTCACGTTTCTCCATGCCGCCGCCCGCGCCGAAGTACGCGTTCAGGAGCCGCGCCCAGTCGCCGGGCCGGTCACCGCGCGCCGCGATGGGATTCATGATTTCCGTCGCCTCGCGGATCTCGTCGTCGGTGCCGACGTGGTAGGTGTCGGTGTGCACGACCAGGGGGCGCGGCACCCGCGGGCGGTACGGGGTGTCCTCGGCGGGCCGGCCGATGGTGAGGGCCGCGAAGGGCAGCACGCCCTCGGGCAGCGCCAGCAGCTCCACGATGCCCGGCAGGCCGTTCAGCACGCCGCCGATCCAGCAGCCCTGGTACCCGAGCATCTCGGCGGCGGTGAGCAGGTTCGTGCCGGCCATCACGGCGTCCCCAATGCCGAAGTGCACGGCGATGGCGGGCCACTCGCCGGGCGCGTATCCGGCGACCTCCAGCACGCGGCGCACGCGGTGCACGTCGGCGCACACCACGAAGGCCTCGCTGGCGGTGGCGATGTGCGCGTTCGTGGTGAGTTCCGCCACGCGGGCGCGCACGGCGGGGTCGGTGAGGCGCACGAAGGAGTACAGCTGCGCGGTCGCGTCGGTCGGGGCGCGCTGCGCGGCGTGCAGGATCACGTCCAGATGCTCGGGCGGCAGGGGGATCGGCTGGCCGTCCGCCGTGACGTACTGGCGGACGGTGCGGTGGGCGTCGAAGAACGCGCGAACCTGTTCGGGGGACTGGACGGGGCGGGTCATCCGCGCAGGATAGACGCTGCGGGGCGGCCGGTCAGGCGGCGGGGCGGTTACTCGCCACGTACAGCAGCAGGCCGATCAGGAGCAGGTCCAGCGCCCAGCTCGCGGGGCGTTTCAGGCGCGGGTCGCTCTGCGCGCGGTACACCTGCACGCCCAGCCTCACCAGCAGCAGGCCCGCGATCAGGAAGGGGCTGGGAGGCGGGCTGCCCAGCACCAGCGGCGCCAGCAGCAGCAGTGCCAGCACGGCCAGCAGCACGAAGCTGACCATGGTGGCGGGGGACGGCCCGGGCCGCTCCGGGGGCGGGGTCATGCGGTCCCGCCGGGCTGAGCCGGGGCGGCGCCCTCCTCAGGGACGGCTTCCAGCACCAGGGCGCTGTTCGGCGGCAGGTTCAGGCACAGGTGGTGCGTCTGGTTATGCCAGCCGGGCTCATGGGCGCGCAGGTCCGGCTGCTGCGTGCCGAACCCCCCGTACTGCCCGTCGTCGGTGGAGAGCAGCATGCGGTAGGTGCCGCCCTGCGGCACGCCGACGCGGTAGCCCTCGCGGTACACCGGGGTCAGGTTCGCCACGATCAGGCTCCACGCGCCGCTCGCCTCGTCACGGCGGGCGTAGGCGTACACGCTGTGGTCCGCGTCGTCCGCGCTGAGCCACAGCAGGCTGGTGTCCTGCCGGTCCCCGGCGTACCAGTCGCGCCGGGAGCGGTACAGGGCGTTCAGGTCCCGCACCAGGGTCATCACGCCGCGGTGGTCCGGGTGGTCCGCCAGGTGCCAGGGCAGGGCCTGGTCGTGGTTCCACTCGGTGGGCTGGGCGAAATCCTGGCCCATGAACAGCAGCTTCTTGCCGGGCGTGCTCCACATCATGGTCAGGAAGGCGCGGTACCCGGCGCGCTGCGCGTACCAGTCGCCGGGCTGCTTGGCGACCAGGGATTTTTTCAGGTGCACGACCTCGTCGTGGCTGAGGGCCAGCACGTAGTGTTCGCCCAGGCGGTACATGTTGTAGAAGGTCAGGTTGTGGTGCACGTGCCGGCGGTAGATGGGGTCTTTCTCGAAGTACGCCAGGGTGTCGTTCATCCAGCCCATCGCCCACTTGTAGTCGAAGCCCAGCCCGAACGGGGCGGGCGTGGTCACGCCGGGGAAGGCGCTGCTTTCCTCCGCGACGATCATGCAGCCGGGCGCCATGTGATGCACCACCTCGTTCAGGCGCTTGAGGAACGCGATGGCTTCCAGGTTCTCCCGGCCGCCGTGAATGTTCGGCACCCACTCCGTGCGGGAGAAGTCCAGGTACAGCATGCTCGCCACAGCGTCCACGCGCAGGCCGTCCAGGTGGTAGTCCTGCAGCCACTTCAGGGCGCTGCCGATCAGGAACATCACGACCTCGTTGCGGCCGTAGTCGAAGATGAAGGTGTTCCAGTCGTGATGGAAGCCCTTGCGCGGGTCGGCGTACTCATACAGGGGCGTGCCGTCGAACCGGGCGAGGCCGGCCGGGTCGGTCGGAAAGTGCCCGGGCACCCAGTCCAGGATCACGCCGATGCCCAGCCCATGCAGGTGGTTGATCAGGTACTTGAAGTCCTCGGGGCTGCCCATGCGGCTGGTGGGCGCGTAGTACCCGGTCACCTGATACCCCCAGGAGCCGTCGAAGGGGTGTTCCATCACGCCCAGCAGTTCCACGTGCGTGTACCCCATGAACACCACGTACTCCCCCAGCCGGTGCGCGAGGTCGCGGTAGTTCAGGAACCAGCCGTCGTCCGTGCGCATCCAGCTGGGCGCGTGGCACTCGTAGATGCTGACCGGTTCGTCCAGGCCGGAGGTGCGGGCCTGCATCCATTCCTGGTCGGTCCAGTCGAAGGGCTCGGTCCAGATGATGCTGCCGGTCGCGGGGCGGACCTCGAAGAAGGTGCCGTAGGGGTCCATCTTGTCCTCGGTCTGGCCCTGCGCGGACGTGATCCGGTACTTGTACCGCTGCCCGCGCCGCGCCGACGGCACGAACACGCCCCAGTACCCGAAGTCCAGGCGCTGCATGGCGTTGTCGAACCCGTTCCAGCCGTTGAAGTCCCCGACCACGCTCACGTGGTGCGCATGCGGAGCCCAGACCGCGAACCGCACGCCCTCCACGCCGCCTTCCGTGGTGGGGTGGGCGCCCAGCAGGTGATCGGGGCGCACCAGATCGGCGGTCACCAGCTTCTGTAGGTGCCCGTGGTCCAGCGGCAGGGGAACGGCAGAACTCATGAGTGGAGTCTAGCGGCGCCAGGGTGAGCGGGCATTCAGCAGTTCCAGACGTAACCGCGGCATATGCGCAGGCCCGCGGGGGCGTGGCAGGGCATCATGCCAGGACATGCGGCGCCTCCTGAGTCCGGGCGACTGGCGGCCCTGCTCGTGCTGCTGGCGGTGCTGGGGTGGGCGTGGCCTCTGGTGCAGCTGTGGGGAAGTTCGAGCCTTGGCGAGGCCGCACTGGACCGGCAAGAGCCGGATGCCGCACACCTGCGTCGGGTGGCGCCACTGGCACTGCTGTCCCCGCAAAGCGTCCCGGTTCAGGATGTGGACACAGAGCGGCGTTTCCTGGCACGGGTAGGAGAACGCGGGAAGGGCCTGGCCGGGAACGCCTGCGAGGGCGGGCTGATCGCCGACGGCTGACGCTGCTGGAGCGCTCGCGCCGGAGGAGTCGGTGGCAGGCTGCGACAGTCAACCGAGTTGGTGACCTGCTCGT from Deinococcus ficus includes:
- a CDS encoding 1,4-alpha-glucan branching enzyme yields the protein MSSAVPLPLDHGHLQKLVTADLVRPDHLLGAHPTTEGGVEGVRFAVWAPHAHHVSVVGDFNGWNGFDNAMQRLDFGYWGVFVPSARRGQRYKYRITSAQGQTEDKMDPYGTFFEVRPATGSIIWTEPFDWTDQEWMQARTSGLDEPVSIYECHAPSWMRTDDGWFLNYRDLAHRLGEYVVFMGYTHVELLGVMEHPFDGSWGYQVTGYYAPTSRMGSPEDFKYLINHLHGLGIGVILDWVPGHFPTDPAGLARFDGTPLYEYADPRKGFHHDWNTFIFDYGRNEVVMFLIGSALKWLQDYHLDGLRVDAVASMLYLDFSRTEWVPNIHGGRENLEAIAFLKRLNEVVHHMAPGCMIVAEESSAFPGVTTPAPFGLGFDYKWAMGWMNDTLAYFEKDPIYRRHVHHNLTFYNMYRLGEHYVLALSHDEVVHLKKSLVAKQPGDWYAQRAGYRAFLTMMWSTPGKKLLFMGQDFAQPTEWNHDQALPWHLADHPDHRGVMTLVRDLNALYRSRRDWYAGDRQDTSLLWLSADDADHSVYAYARRDEASGAWSLIVANLTPVYREGYRVGVPQGGTYRMLLSTDDGQYGGFGTQQPDLRAHEPGWHNQTHHLCLNLPPNSALVLEAVPEEGAAPAQPGGTA
- a CDS encoding nitroreductase family protein, coding for MTRPVQSPEQVRAFFDAHRTVRQYVTADGQPIPLPPEHLDVILHAAQRAPTDATAQLYSFVRLTDPAVRARVAELTTNAHIATASEAFVVCADVHRVRRVLEVAGYAPGEWPAIAVHFGIGDAVMAGTNLLTAAEMLGYQGCWIGGVLNGLPGIVELLALPEGVLPFAALTIGRPAEDTPYRPRVPRPLVVHTDTYHVGTDDEIREATEIMNPIAARGDRPGDWARLLNAYFGAGGGMEKREPVLREVMAAQSVGWPDRSPVT
- a CDS encoding S1C family serine protease translates to MKRTASLLLSVLSLTVPSFAAAQTLPQAVRERIIKATVMLLPATEDGKLDGSRGSGTIISPEGFILTNYHVVGDNEARRLAPWVQVRTVRFVDEEPQPTYWGKVIAGDPFLDLAVVQIVEDKDEKPVGKLNLPFMQIGDSNRLTIGDPIYVFGFQGTGGMTLSYSAGSVAGFTGEDLSSGGRQWIKHDAQTGPGNSGGGAYNTDGDLIGVHSAGIAGQNNSRTSFMRPLSVAWGLITPNVPKFAVRSGTSTASTATNTGGAQAQTRGTTAGTGPAPTPRSDATGTLSWPLRGQSGQTWTMQYPEVGRISVTLTGTNAEGTPTGTATLPNGAKWSALFFAGTSSAAAKLAVSDGKAALFCAVDRAGLSGLNARGTALYIEDLNRSNGGDEVGDCTLQLQSGPGTTGSTTGTSGSLGSLLGQGGTAPSSAGLAWPLKGAVGQSWSVQLPQLGRLTVKLDGTTSTGNPKGTATLPDGTKWTAVLSYDTKADDTAMMVSDGDSLIYCLVTRSGLSGTTARGTAYYLKDLDSEDDPDKLGDCSFQLQGAAGAGTSGTGTAGTGTSTPTRLAWPLKPQVGQAWQVQIPELGLVTVSLTGRDDQGDPKGTATLPDGTKWTAYFYHEAAKNTTWLDILDGRGSMVYCAFTAQGLSGTGARGSAYYVKDVNAKEDPAKIGECSAQLK